From the genome of Fusarium keratoplasticum isolate Fu6.1 chromosome 11, whole genome shotgun sequence, one region includes:
- a CDS encoding Calpain catalytic domain-containing protein — protein MGDLRFSSSSSGSQDNRTFNIDPYTLVEALLGQKLEKPSDGLQADYEEVPEVTPMSSRRGNKMHPDSPPKDINVGAVNPYALCEALIGRKIDKYSPTSATILSNVLQTDYDELFDMKHNSVLFAGLKLDEKDRKAERLNEKDMKILKERDLMTPDLSEMERLDDLEHLGLKDFAKMKVKMARMQNGKMHLVLNAHSIGRTVSNRDLTMTINELVSEYRKQGGHWSPPNGTWRDMYDRLFQDVNKRLIGDIAMFRLGEERIAMHGFDDPTQGCSSNSWLIAALFSVFWADPSCINRATRVHHDQNQKRKLAIKFHDKGGHNNSKTETVEVNYEIPINNSNNEPIYCRSSDGADIWPSLYEKAFAKWITGSNSEHPDITKTHCGDPVKAMAQINGQDPHYFQTEKHSACSLLGLVRQNCVNFKTINPMTAWTYATGDMYKGSNIVANHAYSVLGYTFKGDKQYIVLRNPWGVTEPLGLNSYPDLLERLTPDQWHPAAMLDHGGLFALEARAFKHCFAWIGIAD, from the coding sequence ATGGGTGACCTTCgtttctcttcctcttcctctggttCTCAGGACAACAGGACCTTCAACATCGACCCCTACACCCTGGTCGaggcccttctcggccagaagctcgagaagccctCAGATGGGCTTCAGGCCGACTACGAAGAGGTTCCCGAGGTGACGCCCATGTCCTCTCGACGTGGCAACAAGATGCACCCCGACTCTCCTCCCAAGGACATCAACGTCGGAGCTGTCAACCCTTATGCTCTTTGCGAGGCTCTCATTGGGCGCAAGATTGACAAATACTCGCCGACCTCGGCCACCATCCTGTCCAATGTCTTGCAGACGGATTACGATGAGCTCTTCGACATGAAGCACAACTCTGTGCTCTTTGCTGGACTCAAGCTCGATGAGAAGGACCGCAAGGCGGAGCGACTCAACGAGAAGGACATgaagatcctcaaggagcGTGATCTCATGACCCCTGATCTCTCCGAGATGGAGAGGCTCGACGATCTCGAGCACCTCGGCCTCAaggactttgccaagatgaAGGTCAAGATGGCCCGCATGCAGAACGGCAAGATGCATCTCGTCCTCAATGCCCACTCTATCGGCAGGACCGTGTCCAACCGCGACTTGACCATGACCATCAACGAGCTCGTCAGCGAGTATCGAAAGCAGGGTGGCCACTGGAGCCCTCCCAACGGTACCTGGCGCGACATGTACGACCGCCTGTTCCAGGACGTCAACAAGCGACTCATTGGTGACATCGCCATGTTCCGACTTGGCGAGGAGAGAATCGCCATGCACGGCTTTGACGACCCCACTCAGGGCTGCTCGAGCAACAGCTGGCTGATTGCTgctctcttctccgtcttctgGGCTGATCCCTCTTGCATCAACCGGGCTACCAGGGTCCACCACgaccagaaccagaagaggaagcttGCTATCAAGTTCCACGACAAGGGCGGACACAACAACTCCAAAACCGAGACTGTTGAGGTCAACTACGAGATCCCCATTAATAACTCGAACAACGAGCCTATCTACTGCCGCTCCAGCGATGGTGCCGACATCTGGCCTTCCCTGTACGAGAAGGCCTTTGCCAAGTGGATCACTGGCAGCAACTCTGAGCACCCCGATATCACCAAGACTCACTGTGGTGAccccgtcaaggccatggcccAGATCAACGGCCAGGACCCCCACTACTTCCAGACTGAGAAGCACTCTGCTTgcagcctccttggccttgtccgcCAAAACTGCGTCAActtcaagaccatcaacccCATGACCGCCTGGACCTACGCCACCGGCGACATGTACAAGGGCAGCAACATCGTGGCCAACCACGCCTACTCTGTCCTCGGCTACACCTTCAAGGGTGACAAGCAGTACATCGTCCTCCGCAACCCATGGGGTGTGACTGAGCCCCTCGGCCTCAACAGCTATCCCGACCTCCTTGAGCGCCTGACCCCTGATCAGTGGCACCCCGCTGCCATGCTCGACCACGGCGGTCTCTTTGCCCTCGAGGCCCGCGCTTTCAAGCACTGCTTTGCCTGGATCGGTATTGCCGACTAA
- a CDS encoding FAD-binding PCMH-type domain-containing protein produces the protein MRQFAFIRYALAAIFFPLASAASTASTCFPAKKIAAQLGPMLSADAEIYIPNQVDFFDASLRWSKFAAPSYATYVKVASEEDVQAIVRYANKKDIPFLTVSGGHGWTSQLQRMQHGIGISTQKLNTMKLSKDGKTVSLGGGVKSGQVERFLSAQCKRSVTGVCECTGLMGVALGGGHGTLQGHYGLLADQIVAARIVLGNGKAVTASKKKNSDLFWALRGAGHNFGIVTEVTYKVYDAPAKDNWLVKTFIYLPDQIGAFYEVANKAIGDGYGVDRQPAGMLVASLYTIIPDVNPNMPVLLFLMVYDGSEKEVAPHAKPYLDLKPVFNSTQEISYSEISAVFAFDDNSVACQKGIRTQGYSLNLQKYHVPTQRAVYDEFSKFIIKNPDFKRSYVIFEGYPLQGVRAIDASTTAVADRESNIIALFSLLYSSPKNDKIATKIGTKVRGLLHKGTGERDMSVYIGYARGTEAARQVYGNDGVRLRKLKGLKQKYDPHGRFNFYARIE, from the exons ATGAGGCAATTCGCTTTCATCCGATACGCTTTGGCCGCGATATTCTTTCCTCTTGCGTCTGCAGCATCAACAGCGTCGACATGCTTTCCCGCGAAGAAGATAGCGGCTCAGCTGGGCCCCATGCTGTCTGCCGATGCCGAAATTTACATCCCGAACCAAGTAGACTTTTTCGATGCCAGCCTGAGATGGTCCAAGTTTGCTGCTCCATCGTATGCGACATACGTCAAAGTGGCTAGCGAAGAGGATGTCCAGGCAATT GTTCGATatgccaacaagaaggacaTCCCTTTTCTGACTGTCTCTGGAGGTCATGGTTGGACTTCGCAACTGCAAAGAATGCAGCATGGTATTGGAATCTCTACTcagaagctcaacaccatgaagTTATCAAAAGATGGCAAAACAGTCAGTCTCGGCGGAGGAGTCAAGAGCGGGCAGGTTGAAAGGTTTCTTTCTGCCCAATGCAAGCGTTCAG TGACTGGCGTCTGCGAGTGCACCGGCCTCATGGGTGTTGCCCTTGGAGGCGGCCATGGTACCCTGCAGGGACACTACGGTTTGCTTGCTGACCAAATTGTTGCTGCCCGTATTGTGCTAGGAAACGGGAAAGCCGTCACTGCCTccaaaaagaagaattcTGATCTCTTCTGGGCCCTCCGGGGAGCCGGTCACAACTTTGGGATTGTTACAGAGGTCACTTACAAGGTATACGACGCCCCTGCTAAAGACAACTGGCTTGTCAAGACCTTCATTTACCTCCCTGATCAAATCGGAGCTTTCTATGAAGTTGCGAACAAAGCCATCGGAGACGGGTATGGCGTTGATCGGCAGCCAGCAGGCATGCTTGTCGCCTCCCTGTACACCATCATTCCTGATGTCAACCCAAATATG CCAGTACTTCTCTTTCTCATGGTGTATGATGGCTCAGAGAAGGAGGTGGCACCACATGCCAAGCCTTATCTAGACCTCAAGCCAGTTTTCAACAGCACCCAGGAGATCTCCTACAGTGAGATCTCTGCCGTATTTGCGTTTGACGATAACTCTGTCGCATGCCAGAAGGGCATCCGCACACAAGGCTACTCTCTGAACCTCCAGAAGTATCATGTCCCGACTCAGCGCGCTGTGTATGATGAGTTTAGCAAATTCATAATCAAGAACCCCGACTTCAAGCGTAGCTATGTCATATTTGAGGGATACCCTCTTCAAGGAGTGCGGGCAATCGATGCATCGACCACTGCGGTGGCAGATCGAGAGAGCAACATTATTGC gcttttctctcttctctatTCGTCGCCCAAGAATGACAAAATTGCCACTAAAATTGGCACAAAAGTCAGGGGCTTGTTGCACAAGGGGACCGGTGAGAGAGACATGAGTGTTTACATCGGATATGCAAGGGGCACCGAGGCTGCTCGACAGGTCTATGGAAACGATGGCGTCCGATTGAGGAAGTTGAAAGGTTTAAAACAGAAGTATGACCCCCACGGGAGGTTCAACTTCTATGCGCGTATAGAGTGA